The Caulifigura coniformis genome includes a region encoding these proteins:
- a CDS encoding PQQ-binding-like beta-propeller repeat protein, producing MKHSLRACLWMLASAWACQGLASDWPAFRGPNGNGTTDAVNVPTRWSATDNVRWKVGLPQPGNGSAIIHGQRVLATSAEDPEGRKRSLSAWDLTSGKELWKRTVVVDRVMPTHKTNPYAGTTPATNGKVVVVWHATGGLHCYDFEGKPLWSRDLGEFKHIWGYGSSPIIEAGRVYLHSGPGQRVSLTAFDALTGETLWEQQEVVDGDGSYTTDRRYFGSWATPVMTTVNGERQLLLSMPTRLNAYDPASGTLLWYSEGMRHKGGDLSYSSPLVVGDSVFITAGFGGPAMAVRVGGTGDVTSSHRLWHTEKNPQSIGTGIFVEGYVYRPNAGPGTIQCIDPKNGKVVWENRAAGDNHWASIVLAGGLAYATSQNGTTVVFRPSPEKYDEVARNELGEHTNATPAVVDGALVIRTFENLICIEAKATPDSSPAPRDR from the coding sequence ATGAAGCACTCCTTGCGAGCGTGCCTGTGGATGTTGGCGTCCGCGTGGGCCTGCCAGGGCCTTGCCTCCGACTGGCCCGCCTTTCGGGGACCGAACGGAAATGGCACGACCGACGCTGTGAACGTTCCGACACGCTGGTCGGCGACAGACAACGTCCGGTGGAAGGTGGGCCTGCCGCAACCGGGCAACGGCAGCGCCATCATCCACGGCCAGCGAGTGCTGGCGACGAGTGCCGAAGATCCGGAGGGGCGAAAGCGAAGCCTGTCGGCCTGGGACCTGACATCGGGGAAGGAACTCTGGAAGCGGACGGTCGTTGTCGACCGCGTGATGCCGACGCACAAGACGAACCCCTATGCCGGGACCACGCCGGCCACGAACGGGAAGGTCGTCGTGGTCTGGCATGCGACAGGGGGCCTGCACTGCTACGACTTCGAGGGGAAGCCACTCTGGTCGCGCGATCTGGGTGAGTTCAAGCACATCTGGGGTTACGGCTCGTCGCCCATCATCGAAGCGGGCCGGGTGTACCTGCATTCGGGACCGGGTCAGCGGGTGTCACTGACGGCGTTCGACGCCTTGACCGGCGAGACGCTCTGGGAACAGCAGGAAGTGGTTGACGGGGACGGCAGCTATACAACCGACAGGCGGTACTTCGGCTCGTGGGCGACGCCGGTGATGACGACGGTGAACGGGGAGCGGCAACTCCTGCTCTCGATGCCGACGCGACTGAACGCCTATGACCCGGCGAGCGGAACGCTGTTGTGGTACAGCGAAGGCATGCGGCACAAGGGGGGCGACCTGTCATATTCGTCTCCCCTCGTCGTGGGGGACTCGGTGTTCATCACGGCGGGATTCGGCGGACCGGCGATGGCCGTCCGGGTGGGAGGAACGGGGGACGTCACCAGTTCCCATCGGCTGTGGCATACCGAAAAGAATCCGCAGAGCATCGGGACGGGGATCTTCGTGGAGGGTTACGTCTATCGGCCCAACGCGGGGCCTGGAACGATCCAGTGCATCGATCCGAAGAATGGAAAGGTGGTGTGGGAGAATCGCGCGGCCGGCGACAATCACTGGGCGTCGATCGTCCTCGCGGGTGGACTGGCATACGCCACCAGTCAGAACGGGACGACCGTCGTCTTCCGCCCCTCACCCGAGAAATACGACGAAGTCGCCCGCAATGAACTGGGCGAGCATACGAACGCCACGCCGGCGGTTGTCGATGGAGCGCTCGTGATCAGGACATTTGAAAACCTGATCTGCATTGAAGCGAAGGCCACCCCGGACTCATCGCCCGCGCCGCGAGATCGATGA